The genomic segment aagatgatttacgtaacatctcgtattaatttgaagtactatatacatccgcaaaggtgggtaaattaaaagtaaaaatgtgaaaagttttttgtgaattaaaaaaaaagttttcaagatacatacacgattatatttttcctgtaatatttagcataaaaccaatgtttcctaaaattttcataatttttcgttggtaaacttcggagataaggggggaacggtatttttttttacattttccttcaaaattcttttttttttccacaacaaaaaaattataaaaaatagtttatttacgttcaatttaagctctttctaacgataccccacttgacctagtaacttgaaatttacagtttgcccccctttcattttggccattttctacaattaaaattaataaatttaaaaaattaaaccttctatttgtagaggttcacaatgttcacaactattccaaatttcaagttgatagcattagtagttctcgagatatttaggaatgtgacagacggacagacagacggacagagtcgcaccataagggttcctgttgtacctttttggtacggaaccctaaaaaaggtcaAGAGTAACATTAGGCAACAATTAAACATTGTTCTTTCTTATTtgttttcaaaaactatgctaTATGCCCATAATGTTTAAAATGACAATCATTATTTAACTTTAGCACCAATCAAGTACATATGCTGATTTTATTTGCATAGTATTCAATTAAcaatataaaattgtaaaattttgtcATAACATGGACTAAATATTCACTTTCATCTTACTCTATCCCTTATACTCATAAAGGTTACCAGAATAGCCCTACTCTAGGCAGCCGTCAGCGAAATTATGATAATAATGATTATAATAGCAGCAATACCAccaataatcatcatcatcttcatGTTTTTCCACCAGTATTTCTTCTTCAGTTTAACAGCCTGTTGTTGGAACTGCGCTGCTCCGTGCTGCAGGGCATCAGCTCGGTTGTCCAGCTCGGATAACTTTTCGTCCCTGTTCATAACGCTTTCAATATTATTTCGCATAATGTCGACCACTTCGTCAACTTTTGCTTGAGTTTCCGCTAATTTGTCGCCTGGGATAGGCGCAGCTCCGTTTTGGTCACCCATTTTGTCACTGTACAGCTACTGTTGTTTATAAAGAAGAAAAATGTAGCGGAAAAGTAAGTTTCTAAaggattaattaattaatttttgtttGGAAAGTACTGTGACTCAAACAAAACAAGTTGGTGAGGTGAAGTTGAATCATGCTGTCAAAGTCAGtgtcaactttttttttaatttatggccTGACTACGAGATCTTTAAGCCAAAATGTCACAGATGTTGCCAGAACACTAAACATTAAGTAGCTAACAAACGACCGCTCCGTACGTTTTTCAcgtacgtgagagcgagaaaagaataactcttTCTCGCTTCCACAGGATAGTATGTGGATGACCTTGATAAATGTGACAAGGGTCAAGGAAGCAATCTGATTTGATTGCCAATTTGGTCAAGCCGCGTTAATGCAATTTCTCTTGATCTAAAGTGCACTTACGCTTCTCAGCGCATTTCCACTGCATTCACTTGACTGTGATGCTTCTTCTGCCCTACCCTAACTTTCGCTACTCTATACACATCCACATACAGCCAACCGTGTGCCTTTTGAGACGCTATCCACCTCATTTTAGCGATCAGCCTCAACTCAATGTCTTATCATGTTCGTCTCTAGTTGGAAGGTGTCAGCCCCATTGATAAAATTGAGTTAGATATTCAATGTCTAAAAACCCCACTTGTATCAAATATTGATGCATGACTTGAACACAATCTCAACTTGAGAGGATTGCTATT from the Leguminivora glycinivorella isolate SPB_JAAS2020 chromosome 8, LegGlyc_1.1, whole genome shotgun sequence genome contains:
- the LOC125228723 gene encoding vesicle-associated membrane protein 2-like, translated to MGDQNGAAPIPGDKLAETQAKVDEVVDIMRNNIESVMNRDEKLSELDNRADALQHGAAQFQQQAVKLKKKYWWKNMKMMMIIGGIAAIIIIIIIISLTAA